The proteins below come from a single Drosophila kikkawai strain 14028-0561.14 chromosome 3R, DkikHiC1v2, whole genome shotgun sequence genomic window:
- the LOC108082813 gene encoding uncharacterized protein has protein sequence MYRKCLLLLTLVAMGSAATRGRDYLPRPPARAYVYSPPSPSTMAALRRIIQGHLERFQQADQNQQAQQQTQFSRRALAQQTKAEVSPEKWQKPQAVMQVYVVSGAASDNILGYAVPPNSPTPKNYAQNFLPEGKDVVPGSSYIPLRLLVIKR, from the exons ATGTACAGGAAGTGTTTGTTG CTGCTGACTTTGGTGGCCATGGGCAGTGCTGCCACTCGTGGCCGGGATTacctgccacgcccaccggCAAGGGCTTATGTGTACTCCCCGCCGTCGCCCAGCACAATGGCTGCCCTGCGTAGGATCATCCAGGGACACCTGGAGCGCTTCCAGCAGGCGGATCAAAACCAGCAGGCGCAACAGCAGACCCAGTTCTCCCGACGGGCACTCGCCCAACAGACGAAGGCGGAAGTGTCGCCGGAGAAGTGGCAAAAGCCGCAGGCTGTAATGCAAGTGTATGTGGTTTCCGGTGCCGCCTCGGACAACATTCTGGGGTATGCAGTGCCACCCAATTCGCCGACGCCAAAGAACTACGCACAGAACTTCCTGCCCGAGGGCAAGGATGTGGTACCCGGAAGCTCTTACATTCCGCTGCGGTTGCTGGTGATAAAGCGCTGA
- the LOC108082641 gene encoding uncharacterized protein, translating into MVKGSDYAQLQFLNKFIDIIHNERVFETIIMLWHHEDENCTLQHWNPQGVSFLRSNELGEIRVRATFNKRAVAIVCLTGNSYYDAQLLEVVAGAFETMRQERILLWTQNKLSKKYIKWISIQAEKHKFIRMLVLEIGDLPSIVPSYRLEAFPTPHFTRIKNISRFEKIKFYNRKYNFQGKTIFVKPSTDEEGNVATSLYPITRLEDMEVIEFAQKYNGSLKVLDGSNSNDEACDIQFSPQIITLGNVSTQMDFVNPLAAASLLVIVPCSSELSLEDVLRRLEVLTWMWYLLCVYGSFVCVETLILVVTHRLTGESRPLTLWNPLMNLRAFRAILGLPFPELRRASLSLRQLFLAITLFGFIFSNFFSCKLSALLTSPIKRAQVQNFEELRDSGIITVTNDYVRSYIENEIDPEFFRRVIPKFIAIGHLERVKLFSSLNKSYSFILLSTNWQYYDQFQRVVGHKFYCKSQDLIITENLPWVYVMPNNSVYNWPLSRFLISVHESGISTHWMKSIIKRLVKAFKVKLPQAKTEATPIRLQNLNWLWHLLVLGYVMATLVFIIEILITKKRNRRRRNGNGSQV; encoded by the coding sequence ATGGTTAAGGGAAGCGACTACGCCCAGCTACAATTTCTCAACAAATTCATTGATATCATCCACAATGAACGAGTGTTTGAGACCATAATAATGCTTTGGCATCATGAGGATGAGAACTGCACTCTTCAGCATTGGAATCCCCAAGGAGTTTCTTTTCTACGGTCCAATGAGCTGGGAGAGATCAGAGTAAGGGCAACTTTCAATAAACGGGCTGTAGCGATTGTCTGCCTCACAGGAAACTCCTATTATGATGCTCAGCTCCTGGAAGTTGTGGCAGGAGCTTTTGAAACCATGCGCCAGGAGAGGATCTTACTCTGGACCCAAAATAAGCTATctaaaaagtatattaaatGGATATCCATTCAAGCTGAAAAGCATAAGTTTATAAGGATGCTGGTTCTGGAAATAGGTGATCTGCCCAGCATAGTCCCTTCATATCGCCTAGAGGCCTTTCCCACGCCTCATTTTACACGAATCAAAAACATCTCAAGGTTCGAGAAGATCAAGTTCTACAAtcgaaaatacaattttcaggGAAAGACAATCTTTGTGAAGCCAAGCACAGATGAGGAAGGTAATGTGGCAACTAGCCTTTATCCCATAACCCGATTGGAGGACATGGAGGTCATAGAGTTTGCCCAAAAGTACAATGGTAGTTTGAAAGTGCTGGATGGAAGCAATAGCAATGATGAAGCCTGCGATATTCAATTTAGCCCTCAGATTATAACCTTGGGAAATGTATCCACACAGATGGACTTTGTGAATCCCCTTGCTGCAGCATCTTTATTGGTCATTGTGCCCTGCAGCAGCGAGCTGAGCCTCGAGGATGTCTTGAGGAGACTGGAAGTATTGACTTGGATGTGGTACCTGCTATGCGTCTATGGCTCCTTTGTCTGCGTGGAGACCTTGATTCTTGTGGTAACTCATCGTCTAACTGGAGAATCGCGGCCTCTTACCCTATGGAATCCCCTGATGAATCTGCGAGCCTTTCGAGCCATTCTGGGACTTCCTTTTCCGGAGTTGCGTCGAGCGAGTCTCTCACTTCGACAGCTTTTCCTGGCCATCACCCTCTTTGGATTCATATTCAGCAACTTTTTTAGCTGCAAGTTAAGTGCCTTGCTCACCAGTCCCATCAAACGAGCTCAGGTGCAGAACTTTGAGGAGTTGCGGGACAGCGGAATTATTACAGTCACGAATGACTACGTTCGCTCCTATATAGAAAATGAAATCGATCCGGAATTCTTCCGCAGGGTTATTCCAAAATTTATAGCCATTGGGCACTTGGAACGTGTGAAATTATTTTCCTCGCTTAACAAAAGTTACAGCTTTATATTGTTATCAACAAACTGGCAATATTATGATCAGTTTCAGCGAGTTGTGGGCCATAAGTTTTATTGCAAGTCACAGGACTTGATTATTACTGAGAATTTACCCTGGGTTTATGTAATGCCAAATAACTCAGTCTATAATTGGCCACTATCCAGGTTCCTGATAAGTGTCCACGAGAGCGGTATATCCACACATTGGATGAAGTCCATTATCAAGCGTTTGGTCAAGGCTTTTAAGGTAAAATTACCGCAGGCTAAAACAGAAGCAACTCCCATACGTTTGCAGAATCTGAATTGGCTTTGGCATTTACTGGTTTTGGGCTATGTTATGGCTACattggtttttattatagaaattttaatcACAAAGAAAAGAAACAGGCGAAGGAGAAATGGTAATGGATCACAGGTGTAA
- the Mayo gene encoding adhesion G-protein coupled receptor G7 has product MDFAGFLVLFVVASTLTSNCETHDSRESYGSRFQYSSSNCPTSMRMCHVNGSYVYCAEMAPEKEKESDLIYCTSMFCEPEEFQHDYITRNHDQTPHQNKWKRARTGERATLHDVCLLRNGMPVTRRCLWDNFRARWESLEEHPPVVCLRHFREPTISGDLNSLHDDVLEGRRRTNDTQGRREMTGMMRTMFRQRKRTLLPADIHVTGQMFGTLMQQEKDASVSVDLVSVCKEIMSSDTQVLRLSAELNATNSLLSNFESYMDALPGQMVPTDRCGKVVPNPTSDATTTATTGVETYNFSDIGVQVLITGNLSVFFANPGCDGITGIAIYSAQADGRRSSSGGFWYRFLRSTDDLKKVKAETHLETAAFLPENLWQAVKAKGVTYLIFKVYAHDALFVETSRDRSRKPRSKVISISIPELEDKSLPLPLPFLLRNENLRDPDVRSINLGTGCGFWNYKTWSSEGVTTSSSSDLLRDTIIECHTQHLTQFAFLVGGSYRTNDLGEEVLITPLNERVLDIISIVGCSMSLLGIFGIFLTAAVFKSWRSQASTKVLLHLCLAMCLQMVLFVFLNTDDISEQLVVNGDTKRCVALGAALQYSILVLFSWMLIIAFLQFQRYVTVIGIERPSHYILKAAIVAWSLPLIPTLLVALIDPDSYLPSAAQLSTDTGICYPSGYGLTFGVVLPVTLITVANLVIFVYVFYSISHSLNQSIHKSERKMVVKQIKLSIMLFFLLGLTWIFGIFAFMQAGVAFSYMFCITATMQGFVMFVYFVLLDAANRRAWASLICPTRMKMDVQKRTTELQSMTTSSTNYNSRSHQ; this is encoded by the exons ATGGATTTCGCCGGGTTCTTGGTGCTTTTCGTGGTGGCCTCGACACTGACCTCGAATTGCGAGACCCACGACTCTAGGGAATCGTACGGATCTCGATTTCAATACTCTTCATCCAACTGCCCCACATCCATGCGTATGTGCCACGTAAATGGAAGCTACGTTTACTGTGCCGAGATGGCTccggaaaaggaaaaggaaagtgaCCTGATCTATTGCACCTCTATGTTCTGCGAACCGGAGGAATTCCAGCACGATTACATCACGCGCAACCATGATCAAACACCTCATCAGAACAAGTGGAAAAGAGCCCGAACTGGTGAACGTGCCACTCTGCACGACGTCTGTCTCCTGAGAAACGGAATGCCCGTAACCAGACGCTGTCTTTGGGACAACTTCCGAGCGCGATGGGAGTCTTTGGAGGAGCACCCACCAGTCGTCTGTCTGCGGCACTTTAGGGAACCCACGATCAGCGGTGACTTGAACAGCCTGCACGATGACGTGCTGGAGGGCAGGAGGCGCACCAATGACACCCAGGGACGTCGCGAGATGACCGGAATGATGAGGACAATGTTCCGTCAGCGGAAGAGGACTCTCCTGCCCGCCGATATCCACGTAACTGGCCAGATGTTTGGTACTTTAATGCAGCAGGAGAAGGATGCCTCTGTGAGCGTGGACTTGGTCAGTGTCTGCAAGGAGATAATGTCTAGCGACACCCAGGTGTTGCGTCTATCCGCCGAGCTGAATGCCACCAACTCGCTGCTGAGCAACTTTGAGAGCTACATGGATGCGTTGCCGGGACAAATGGTTCCCACCGATAGATGTGGAAAGGTGGTCCCCAATCCAACCAGCGATGCCACTACCACAGCCACGACTGGCGTGGAAACCTACAACTTCTCCGATATCGGAGTCCAAGTATTGATAACAGGCAATCTTAGTGTTTTCTTCGCAAATCCCGGATGCGATGGGATTACTGGCATAGCCATCTACTCTGCTCAAGCGGATGGTAGGAGGTCTTCCTCTGGCGGATTCTGGTATCGCTTCCTACGTTCCACCGATGACTTGAAGAAGGTCAAGGCAGAGACCCACCTGGAGACGGCGGCCTTTCTTCCTGAGAATCTTTGGCAAGCGGTGAAAGCCAAGGGAGTAACTTACTTAATCTTCAAGGTCTACGCCCACGACGCTCTCTTTGTGGAAACCTCAAGGGATCGCAGTCGCAAGCCTCGAAGCAAAGTAATCTCCATTTCCATACCGGAACTTGAGG ATAAATCCcttcctttgcctttgccattTCTGCTTCGCAATGAGAACCTTCGCGATCCCGATGTGAGGTCCATTAACCTGGGCACTGGCTGCGGTTTCTGGAACTACAAGACCTGGAGCAGCGAAGGAGtgaccaccagcagcagctcggACCTGCTGAGGGATACCATCATCGAGTGCCACACCCAACACCTCACCCAGTTCGCCTTTCTGGTGGGTGGTAGCTATCGTACAAACGACCTTGGAGAAGAGGTCCTAATAACGCCGCTGAACGAGCGCGTCCTCGACATCATCTCGATCGTGGGCTGCAGCATGTCGCTTCTGGGAATCTTTGGTATCTTTCTCACGGCCGCAGTCTTCAAGAGCTGGCGCAGTCAGGCCTCCACGAAGGTGCTCCTGCACCTGTGCCTGGCCATGTGCCTGCAGATGGTGCTCTTCGTGTTTCTCAACACGGATGATATATCGGAGCAGCTGGTGGTCAATGGCGATACCAAGCGCTGTGTGGCTCTAGGCGCAGCTTTGCAGTACTCCATCCTGGTGCTCTTCAGCTGGATGCTAATCATTGCCTTCCTGCAGTTCCAGCGATACGTGACCGTCATAGGCATCGAGAGGCCCAGCCATTATATTCTGAAGGCAGCGATTGTGGCCTGGTCATTGCCACTGATTCCCACTCTGCTGGTGGCCCTAATAGATCCCGATTCATACCTGCCCTCTGCTGCCCAGCTCTCCACGGACACTGGAATTTGCTATCCCTCGGGATATGGCCTCACCTTCGGAGTAGTCCTGCCCGTGACACTCATCACGGTGGCCAACCTGGTGATCTTCGTGTACGTGTTCTACAGCATCTCGCACTCCTTGAATCAGAGCATCCACAAATCCGAGCGGAAGATGGTGGTGAAGCAGATCAAGCTCTCAATCATGCTGTTCTTCCTGCTGGGACTCACCTGGATCTTTGGCATCTTTGCCTTCATGCAGGCGGGCGTGGCCTTCTCCTATATGTTCTGCATCACGGCCACCATGCAGGGATTTGTAATGTTTGTGTACTTTGTGCTCTTGGACGCGGCAAACCGACGGGCTTGGGCAAGTCTAATCTGCCCCACAAGGATGAAGATGGATGTACAGAAGCGCACCACCGAGCTGCAGTCGATGACCACCTCGTCGACTAACTATAACAGCAGATCCCACCAGTAG